The following coding sequences lie in one Plasmodium sp. gorilla clade G2 genome assembly, chromosome: 11 genomic window:
- a CDS encoding protein disulfide isomerase, putative — protein MIIKFLIFNLLLCLFRCNTKVNLTYPQYDFLKMDSENISEALESNTYWFINFYAPQCVYCKYIWDKLRNIQKSIQNENRRKIYFAEINCDNPKAYSLCEIYGALKVPQLKMFRNSALISTYSNDITNENSIKSWIYYVTTPIFVGVQNEDELKSYETENNMFLTCSENLPDDLFDVAKLYYEECYFINITNPDMCTKMNIKANELHVKSAYNHSTYDLDKLDPELLKSFINKNRFPLLMKIDHRNFFNIRSSGNNLMLLLLDMKKNFDSYISEYKRYAEKYKNQNDILFGYIDGKYYEENLELYGTNSDMYPQIILFSKYPKLYYFEEYFNIDNVDNIIDDLKNKRIYTKLEEFTKFNIIMIKLKKHIRYILKKAFKTDVLSFIGFICSVIMILCTAILVIHTIYRYYISYTKNNYTEKENKTE, from the exons atgattatcaaatttcttatttttaatcTTCTCCTTTGTTTATTTCGTTGTAATACAAAGGTTAATCTCACTTATCCTCAATATGATTTCTTAAAAATGGATTCGGAAAATATTTCCGAAGCTCTTGAGAGCAATACTTACTGGTTTATaaattt ttaTGCTCCACAGTGTGTCTATTGCAAATACATATGGGATAAACTaagaaatatacaaaaatcaATACAAAATGAGAACAgaaggaaaatatatttcgCTGAA ATAAATTGTGATAACCCCAAAGCATACTCACTTTGTGAAATATATGGAGCCTTGAAAGTACCTCaattaaaaat GTTTAGGAACAGTGCATTAATATCCACTTATTCAAATGACATAACCAATGAGAATTCTATAAAAAGCTGGATATATTACGTTACGac ACCAATATTTGTTGGCGTGCAGAATGAAGATGAGTTAAAATCATACGAAACGGAGAACAATATGTTTTTAACTTGCTCAGAAAATTTACCT GATGATTTATTTGATGTGGCTAAGTTATATTATGAAGAATGCTATTTTATCAATATCACAAATCcg GATATGTGTACTaagatgaatataaaagCGAACGAATTGCACGTAAAGAGTGCATATAATCACAGTACCTATGACTTAGACAAGTTG gATCCTGAATTATTGAAGtcatttataaataagaatagATTTCCCTTACTTATGAAAATAGATCatagaaatttttttaatataagaaGTAGCG gTAACAATTTAATGCTATTACTTTTGGatatgaaaaagaattttGATTCCTACATTTCAGAGTACAAACGATATGCAGAAAA ATACAAGAATCAAAATGATATTCTCTTTGGTTATATAGAtggaaaatattatgaagaa aATTTAGAACTATACGGTACTAATTCAGATATGTATccacaaataatattattcagcAAATATCCAAAg tTGTATTATTTTGAGGAGTATTTCAATATAGATAATgtagataatataatag atgACTTAAAGAACAAAAGAATTTATACCAAATTGGAAGAGTTTACAAAATTTAACAT tattatgattaaattgaaaaaacatataagatatattttaaagaaagCCTTTAAGACAGAcgttttatcttttattgGATTTATATGCTCAGTTATTATG ATATTATGCACAGCCATATTAGTAATTCATacaatatatagatattatataagttacacaaaaaataattatactgAAAAGGAAAACAAGACCGAAtaa
- a CDS encoding CRAL/TRIO domain-containing protein, putative: MNDNPVSSYLSKEVLDYEPTKEEIKFYHKNNLKSLRYIFCGKELDDFEKQKIRELKEFVNKLKLKEKEKEKDKEKEKDVETYETIFKNTLFDDDNYVLRFLQGNEFVYERCYNDMLRHLTWRKENLPIPLSDVQNFLDKGYCYIHGRDKQMHPIIIINCKNIISANTKDVLKVLYYWLEFCISKLLIEGKVEQWRVIIDLTSCSVLNIPIATLKDISKNLSCNYRSRLCKMLVLSAPLVVTGIWHMLKSIIPVVTQQKITITSSEKEKKLLDHVQANQLEKKFGGSCENATVFTEPILP, from the exons atgaatgaCAATCCTGTTTCAAGTTATTTGTCAAAGGAAGTTCTAGATTATGAACCAACTAAGGAAGAAATTaaattt tatcataaaaataaccTAAAAAgtttaagatatatattttgtggaAAAGAACTAGATGACTTTgagaaacaaaaaataagagaattaaaagaatttgttaataaattaaaattaaaggaaaaagaaaaagagaaaGATAAAGAGAAAGAAAAAGACGTTGAAACATACGAAAcgatttttaaaaataccctttttgatgatgataattatgtTCTAAGATTTCTACAAgg AAACGAATTTGTTTATGAAAGATGTTATAACGATATGCTAAGACACTTAACGTGGAGAAAAGAAAATCTACCAATTCCTTTGAGTGACGTTCAAAATTTTTTA gACAAGGGTTATTGTTATATTCACGGAAGAGATAAACAAATGCACcctatcataattattaattgcaaaaatattatatcagCTAATAct aAAGATGTATTAAAAGTTCTTTATTATTGGCTag aaTTTTGTATCTCCAAATTATTAATAGAAGGAAAAGTAGAACAATGGAGAGTTATAATTGATTTAACATCATGTAGTGTTTTAAATATACCTATAGCAACTTTAAAGGATATCTCAAAAAATTTAAGt TGTAATTATCGATCAAGGCTGTGTAAAATGCTTGTATTAAGTGCTCCATTAGTTGTAACAGGAATTTGGCATATGTTAAAATCCATCATACCA GTTGTAACACaacaaaaaattacaatAACATCATCTGAAAAGGAG AAGAAGTTGCTAGATCACGTTCAGGCAAATCAATTAGAAA AAAAATTTGGTGGATCCTGTGAGAATGCAACAGTTTTTACTGAACCAATTTTACcataa